A region of Emys orbicularis isolate rEmyOrb1 chromosome 20, rEmyOrb1.hap1, whole genome shotgun sequence DNA encodes the following proteins:
- the POLR3GL gene encoding DNA-directed RNA polymerase III subunit RPC7-like isoform X2: MAGRGGRGRGRSQMTFSVEAVGIGKGDSLPPSTLQPSPLFPPMEYKPVPLQTGEEVEYMLALKQELRGAMKNLPYYVKPAAPKKDWRRLPRELKIRVRKLRKERTTILIPKHKQRLPVDKEEAIKKLETLEKKEEEVTSEEEGEKEEEEEGKEEEEEEYDEEEHEEETDYIMSYFDNGEEFGADSDDNMDEAIY; encoded by the exons ATGGCTGGAagaggaggcagagggaggggtcgGAGCCAGATGACCTTCAGCGTGGAAGCTGTGGGCATTGGGAAAGGCGACTCGCTGCCCCCATCCACCCTCCAGCCCTCGCCGCTCTTCCCT CCCATGGAGTACAAGCCAGTCCCTCTGCAGACGGGTGAGGAGGTGGAATACATGCTGGCACTGAAGCAAGAGCTCAGGGGAGCCATGAAGAACCTGCCATATTATGTCAAGCCGGCCGCCCCCAAGAAAG ATTGGCGGCGTTTACCGCGGGAGCTAAAGATCCGAGTTCGAAAGCTCCGGAAGGAGA GAACCACCATTCTGATCCCCAAGCACAAACAGCGGCTCCCGGTGGACAAGGAGGAAGCCATTAAGAAACTGGAG ACCCTtgagaagaaggaggaggaagtgaCGTCGgaggaagaaggggagaaggaggaggaggaggagggcaaggaagaggaggaagaggagtatGACGAGGAGGAACACGAAGAG GAGACGGATTACATCATGTCCTACTTCGACAACGGGGAGGAGTTTGGGGCCGACAGTGATGACAACATGGACGAGGCGATATACTGA
- the POLR3GL gene encoding DNA-directed RNA polymerase III subunit RPC7-like isoform X1, with amino-acid sequence MAGRGGRGRGRSQMTFSVEAVGIGKGDSLPPSTLQPSPLFPPMEYKPVPLQTGEEVEYMLALKQELRGAMKNLPYYVKPAAPKKDVERYSDKYQMSGPIDNAIDWNPDWRRLPRELKIRVRKLRKERTTILIPKHKQRLPVDKEEAIKKLETLEKKEEEVTSEEEGEKEEEEEGKEEEEEEYDEEEHEEETDYIMSYFDNGEEFGADSDDNMDEAIY; translated from the exons ATGGCTGGAagaggaggcagagggaggggtcgGAGCCAGATGACCTTCAGCGTGGAAGCTGTGGGCATTGGGAAAGGCGACTCGCTGCCCCCATCCACCCTCCAGCCCTCGCCGCTCTTCCCT CCCATGGAGTACAAGCCAGTCCCTCTGCAGACGGGTGAGGAGGTGGAATACATGCTGGCACTGAAGCAAGAGCTCAGGGGAGCCATGAAGAACCTGCCATATTATGTCAAGCCGGCCGCCCCCAAGAAAG ATGTTGAGCGCTACTCAGATAAATATCAGATGTCGGGCCCCATTGATAATGCTATTGACTGGAACCCAG ATTGGCGGCGTTTACCGCGGGAGCTAAAGATCCGAGTTCGAAAGCTCCGGAAGGAGA GAACCACCATTCTGATCCCCAAGCACAAACAGCGGCTCCCGGTGGACAAGGAGGAAGCCATTAAGAAACTGGAG ACCCTtgagaagaaggaggaggaagtgaCGTCGgaggaagaaggggagaaggaggaggaggaggagggcaaggaagaggaggaagaggagtatGACGAGGAGGAACACGAAGAG GAGACGGATTACATCATGTCCTACTTCGACAACGGGGAGGAGTTTGGGGCCGACAGTGATGACAACATGGACGAGGCGATATACTGA
- the ANKRD34A gene encoding ankyrin repeat domain-containing protein 34A, translating to MNDPAAMPHAEGNALLKAVWQGKFRLTRLLLEGGAYINEGNAQGETPLIAACLARYDDPHNKPRMVRYLLENGADPNIPDKTGKTALMHACADRAGPLVASVLLEHGADPSARDYAGASALVYAINRGDRETLQVLLDACKAKGKEVIIITTDTSPSGTKKTKQYLNSPPSPGLEEKSPALCMSPSDIDVKTTQSPGASEKEEARDVFNFTMATRLTCPPLPLPKGLEAEASAEQSPAAPPPKGRPRQLKRLNSEPWGLVAPSTLAAAHLEKARTPEERITAEMNGLSITKRPVLSRRHSIEGQEPPGFKTLAPQGFGEEAPGPEAPWAEKVHFGHLHQPLSRRNTAPEAQESGGGPAPGLRGVAHHKLARMEHCESDAHLCPDSIPGSPDSGRVSLERRKYNASPLTLPASSSRESLESIPSAVSPMTGRRRSPGLLERRGSGTLLLDHIAHTRPGFLPPLNINPHPPIPDIRANGRPPSPVHRGLIPMAPSSPKAKKKLFRRHSMQTEQIKQLVNFQNLLAQGDPAS from the coding sequence ATGAACGACCCAGCCGCCATGCCGCACGCGGAGGGGAATGCCCTGCTGAAGGCCGTGTGGCAGGGCAAGTTCCGCCTCACTCGTCTCTTGCTGGAAGGTGGGGCCTACATCAACGAGGGCAACGCCCAGGGCGAGACCCCGCTGATCGCCGCCTGCCTGGCCCGCTACGATGACCCGCACAACAAGCCCCGCATGGTGCGCTACCTGCTGGAGAACGGCGCCGACCCCAACATCCCCGACAAGACGGGCAAGACGGCCCTGATGCACGCCTGCGCCGACCGGGCCGGGCCCTTGGTGGCTTCGGTCCTGCTGGAGCACGGGGCCGACCCCAGCGCCAGGGACTACGCGGGGGCATCGGCCCTGGTGTACGCCATCAACCGGGGCGACCGGGAGACCTTGCAGGTGCTGCTGGACGCCTGCAAGGCCAAGGGCAAGGAGGTGATCATCATCACCACCGACACGTCCCCCTCGGGCACCAAGAAGACCAAGCAGTACTTGAACTCACCCCCATCCCCGGGCCTGGAGGAGAAGTCGCCTGCCCTGTGCATGTCGCCCTCCGACATCGACGTCAAGACCACACAGTCGCCCGGGGCCAGCGAGAAGGAGGAGGCGAGGGACGTCTTCAACTTCACCATGGCCACCCGGCTGACCTGCCCCCCGCTGCCTCTTCCCAAGGGGCTGGAGGCTGAGGCCTCCGCAGAGCAGTCGccggcagccccgccgcccaAGGGCCGGCCCAGGCAACTCAAGAGACTCAACTCAGAACCGTGGGGGCTGGTGGCGCCCTCCACCTTGGCCGCCGCCCATCTGGAGAAGGCCCGGACGCCGGAGGAGAGGATCACGGCCGAGATGAATGGCTTGAGCATCACCAAGAGGCCCGTGCTGTCACGGAGGCACAGCATCGAGGGCCAGGAGCCCCCCGGTTTCAAGACGCTTGCCCCGCAAGGCTTCGGGGAAGAGGCCCCAGGTCCGGAGGCACCTTGGGCCGAGAAGGTTCATTTTGGTCACCTCCACCAGCCTCTGTCGCGGCGCAACACGGCCCCCGAGGCCCAGGAGAGTGGGGGGGGCCCGGCACCCGGCCTGCGGGGCGTGGCCCACCATAAGCTGGCCCGCATGGAGCACTGCGAGTCGGACGCGCACCTCTGCCCGGACTCCATCCCCGGCTCCCCGGATTCAGGCCGCGTCTCCCTGGAGAGGAGGAAATACAACGCCTCCCCCCTGACCCTGCCAGCCAGCTCCTCCCGGGAGTCCCTAGAGAGCATTCCCAGCGCTGTGTCCCCCATGACGGGGCGGCGTCGCTCCCCGGGGCTGCTGGAGAGGAGGGGATCAGGGACTCTCCTCCTAGATCACATCGCCCACACCcggcctggcttcctgcccccgctcaacatcaacccccaccctcccatccctgACATCCGGGCCAACGGCCGGCCCCCATCGCCCGTGCACAGGGGGCTCATCCCCatggcccccagctcccccaagGCGAAGAAGAAGCTGTTCAGAAGGCATTCTATGCAAACAGAACAGATCAAGCAGCTGGTCAATTTCCAGAACCTGCTGGCCCAGGGCGACCCGGCCAGTTAA